The following proteins are co-located in the Seriola aureovittata isolate HTS-2021-v1 ecotype China chromosome 7, ASM2101889v1, whole genome shotgun sequence genome:
- the LOC130172298 gene encoding protein MTSS 1-like isoform X5 — protein MEAVIEKECSALGGLFQTVIGDMKSSYPIWEDFITKAGKLQSQLRATVVAVAAFLDAFQKVADLATNSRGGTRDIGSALTRMCMRHRSIEVKLKQFSMGFLEGLINPLQEQMEEWKRGVNTLDKDHAKEYKRARQEIKKKSSDTLKLQKKAKKGRGDIQPQLDSAMQDVSDKYILLEETEKQALRKALIEERQRFCCFVAMLRPVVDEEISMLGEVTHLQAISDDLKALTSDPHKLPPASEQVILDLKGSDYGWSYQTPPSSPSTTMSRKSSMCSSTLPQQAPARLSSISSHDSGFISSSQDQYMSSKSSSPMPAETKPCPSSSSSEVSETGQLHSDCSSPPSLAAASAPQHTTDKLSNGFDHYSPASSPYLHSNGGSLGSMSGTAFPFLPTSSSSSTSSCPTRSWSRPASALLPDYPHYCTMSSPMVPSSRVPSWKDWAKPGPYDQPMVNTLRRKKDKESPAVIDSNSSMNSDPSSGPASILMSTPAPAALQTPSSSASVEERSRHVASPLKAGDIEAHEELALALSRGLELDTQRSSRDSIQCSSGYSTQTNTPCCSEDTIPSQVSDYDYFSMAGDQEPEQQQSDFDKSSTIPRNSDISQSYRRMFQTKRPASTAGLPSTQAPYPGQGVYPAGPYPPTPIHTTYPSTPPGAYPPTPTGPCSGQGYYSGSSPHNASGSYSTGHGPVIVTPGVATIRRTPSSKPSARRSGSIVGTGPIPIRTPVIPVKIPTVPDMSGAVNGSRSAEEMGGGGEGGEESPDSPTFAGVEDAGTLPVMSWSGQATTNPPTIPLPNQLTQQHLQSETGLEGGGEEAGEGGDGNMLVAIRKGVKLKRTLTNDRSAPRIA, from the exons GTGGGACCAGAGACATTGGATCAGCGCTGACCAGGATGTGTATGAGACATCGCAGCATAGAGGTTAAACTCAAACAGTTCTCGAT GGGTTTCTTGGAGGGTCTGATCAACCCACTACAAGAACAGATGGAGGAGTGGAAAAGAGGTGTAAATACTTTGGACAAGGACCATGCTAAAG AGTATAAAAGAGCCCGGCAGGAAATTAAGAAGAAGTCCTCTGACACACTGAAACTACAGAAGAAAGCAAAGAAAg GTCGCGGTGATATCCAGCCTCAGTTGGACAGCGCCATGCAGGATGTCAGTGATAAATACATTCTgctggaagagacagagaaacaggccCTGAGGAAGGCTCTGatagaggagagacagaggttcTGCTGTTTTGTAGCCATGCTGCGACCTGTAGTG GATGAAGAGATTTCTATGTTGGGAGAGGTCACTCATCTCCAGGCCATCTCTGATGACCTCAAAGCCCTGACCTCCGACCCACACAAGCTTCCCCCTGCTAGTGAACAG GTGATCTTGGACCTGAAGGGCTCAGACTATGGCTGGTCATATCAAACTCCGCCCTCATCCCCAAGCACCACTATGTCCAGGAAGTCTAGCATGTGCAG CTCCACGCTACCGCAGCAGGCCCCAGCTCGGCTCTCTAGCATCTCCTCCCACGACTCGGGCTTCATCTCTTCATCACAAGACCAATACATGTCGTCCAAATCATCCTCGCCTATGCCAGCTGAAACAAAG CCTTGTCCCAGTTCCAGCTCCTCTGAGGTGTCAGAGACTGGGCAGCTTCACAGTGACTGCAGCTCCCCCCCTTCTCTAGCTGCTGCTAGTGCACCTCAGCACACTACTGACAAG TTGTCCAATGGTTTTGACCACTACAGTCCGGCCAGTTCCCCCTACCTGCATAGCAATGGGGGGAGTTTGGGCTCAATGTCAGGCACTGCCTTCCCATTCCTCCCtacttcatcctcatcttccacctcctcctgccccACTCGTTCATGGTCACGTCCCGCCTCAGCGTTGCTGCCAGACTACCCTCACTACTGCACGATGAGCTCCCCCATGGTGCCTTCATCTCGAGTTCCCAGTTGGAAG GACTGGGCAAAACCAGGGCCTTATGACCAGCCCATGGTCAACACACtaaggaggaagaaagacaaggagagCCCAGCTGTAATAGACAGTAATAGTAGTATGAACAGTGACCCATCCTCAGGCCCAGCCTCAATCTTGATGTCAACACCGGCTCCCGCTGCGCTACAAACACCAAGTTCATCGGCCTCAGTGGAAGAGAGGAGCAGGCATGTGGCTTCACCTCTCAAG GCTGGTGATATTGAGGCCCACGAGGAACTGGCTCTGGCCTTATCCAGAGGTCTGGAGCTGGACACCCAGAGGTCCAGTAGAGACTCCATCCAGTGCTCCAGTGGCTACAGCACGCAGACCAACACACCCTGCTGCTCTGAAGACACTATACCTTCACAAG TATCAGATTATGACTATTTCTCAATGGCTGGAGATCAGGagcctgagcagcagcagtctgactTTGACAAGTCCTCCACCATCCCCAGAAACAGTGACATCAGTCAGTCCTACCGACGCATGTTCCAGACCAAGCGCCCAGCCTCTACAGCCGGCCTGCCCAGCACACAGGCTCCTTACCCCGGCCAGGGGGTCTACCCTGCAGGGCCCTATCCCCCAACACCTATCCACACAACTTATCCATCTACCCCTCCTGGGGCTTATCCTCCTACCCCTACAG GCCCGTGTTCAGGTCAGGGATATTACTCAGGATCCAGCCCCCATAATGCCTCTGGCTCCTATTCTACAGGCCATGGTCCAGTTATCGTCACCCCAGGGGTTGCTACAATTCGCCGCACCCCCTCTTCAAAACCTTCCGCTCGCCGTTCAGGCTCCATTGTAGGTACAGGCCCCATCCCTATTCGTACACCTGTCATCCCAGTAAAAATCCCAACGGTGCCTGACATGTCAGGAGCAGTTAATGGGAGCAGGAGTGCAgaggagatgggaggaggaggagagggtggagaAGAAAGCCCAGATTCTCCAACATTCGCAGGAGTGGAGGATGCTGGCACACTGCCTGTGATGTCCTGGAGTGGTCAAGCTACGACCAACCCTCCCACCATCCCCCTACCCAACCAGCTGACCCAGCAGCACCTTCAGAGTGAGACTGGgctggaaggaggaggagaggaagctggAGAAGGCGGAGATGGAAACATGCTGGTGGCCATACGCAAGGGGGTCAAGCTCAAGAGAACGCTCACCAACGATCGCTCCGCACCGCGCATtgcatga
- the LOC130172298 gene encoding protein MTSS 1-like isoform X4 encodes MEAVIEKECSALGGLFQTVIGDMKSSYPIWEDFITKAGKLQSQLRATVVAVAAFLDAFQKVADLATNSRGGTRDIGSALTRMCMRHRSIEVKLKQFSMGFLEGLINPLQEQMEEWKRGVNTLDKDHAKEYKRARQEIKKKSSDTLKLQKKAKKADNLGRGDIQPQLDSAMQDVSDKYILLEETEKQALRKALIEERQRFCCFVAMLRPVVDEEISMLGEVTHLQAISDDLKALTSDPHKLPPASEQVILDLKGSDYGWSYQTPPSSPSTTMSRKSSMCSSTLPQQAPARLSSISSHDSGFISSSQDQYMSSKSSSPMPAETKPCPSSSSSEVSETGQLHSDCSSPPSLAAASAPQHTTDKLSNGFDHYSPASSPYLHSNGGSLGSMSGTAFPFLPTSSSSSTSSCPTRSWSRPASALLPDYPHYCTMSSPMVPSSRVPSWKDWAKPGPYDQPMVNTLRRKKDKESPAVIDSNSSMNSDPSSGPASILMSTPAPAALQTPSSSASVEERSRHVASPLKAGDIEAHEELALALSRGLELDTQRSSRDSIQCSSGYSTQTNTPCCSEDTIPSQVSDYDYFSMAGDQEPEQQQSDFDKSSTIPRNSDISQSYRRMFQTKRPASTAGLPSTQAPYPGQGVYPAGPYPPTPIHTTYPSTPPGAYPPTPTGPCSGQGYYSGSSPHNASGSYSTGHGPVIVTPGVATIRRTPSSKPSARRSGSIVGTGPIPIRTPVIPVKIPTVPDMSGAVNGSRSAEEMGGGGEGGEESPDSPTFAGVEDAGTLPVMSWSGQATTNPPTIPLPNQLTQQHLQSETGLEGGGEEAGEGGDGNMLVAIRKGVKLKRTLTNDRSAPRIA; translated from the exons GTGGGACCAGAGACATTGGATCAGCGCTGACCAGGATGTGTATGAGACATCGCAGCATAGAGGTTAAACTCAAACAGTTCTCGAT GGGTTTCTTGGAGGGTCTGATCAACCCACTACAAGAACAGATGGAGGAGTGGAAAAGAGGTGTAAATACTTTGGACAAGGACCATGCTAAAG AGTATAAAAGAGCCCGGCAGGAAATTAAGAAGAAGTCCTCTGACACACTGAAACTACAGAAGAAAGCAAAGAAAg CTGATAATCTAG GTCGCGGTGATATCCAGCCTCAGTTGGACAGCGCCATGCAGGATGTCAGTGATAAATACATTCTgctggaagagacagagaaacaggccCTGAGGAAGGCTCTGatagaggagagacagaggttcTGCTGTTTTGTAGCCATGCTGCGACCTGTAGTG GATGAAGAGATTTCTATGTTGGGAGAGGTCACTCATCTCCAGGCCATCTCTGATGACCTCAAAGCCCTGACCTCCGACCCACACAAGCTTCCCCCTGCTAGTGAACAG GTGATCTTGGACCTGAAGGGCTCAGACTATGGCTGGTCATATCAAACTCCGCCCTCATCCCCAAGCACCACTATGTCCAGGAAGTCTAGCATGTGCAG CTCCACGCTACCGCAGCAGGCCCCAGCTCGGCTCTCTAGCATCTCCTCCCACGACTCGGGCTTCATCTCTTCATCACAAGACCAATACATGTCGTCCAAATCATCCTCGCCTATGCCAGCTGAAACAAAG CCTTGTCCCAGTTCCAGCTCCTCTGAGGTGTCAGAGACTGGGCAGCTTCACAGTGACTGCAGCTCCCCCCCTTCTCTAGCTGCTGCTAGTGCACCTCAGCACACTACTGACAAG TTGTCCAATGGTTTTGACCACTACAGTCCGGCCAGTTCCCCCTACCTGCATAGCAATGGGGGGAGTTTGGGCTCAATGTCAGGCACTGCCTTCCCATTCCTCCCtacttcatcctcatcttccacctcctcctgccccACTCGTTCATGGTCACGTCCCGCCTCAGCGTTGCTGCCAGACTACCCTCACTACTGCACGATGAGCTCCCCCATGGTGCCTTCATCTCGAGTTCCCAGTTGGAAG GACTGGGCAAAACCAGGGCCTTATGACCAGCCCATGGTCAACACACtaaggaggaagaaagacaaggagagCCCAGCTGTAATAGACAGTAATAGTAGTATGAACAGTGACCCATCCTCAGGCCCAGCCTCAATCTTGATGTCAACACCGGCTCCCGCTGCGCTACAAACACCAAGTTCATCGGCCTCAGTGGAAGAGAGGAGCAGGCATGTGGCTTCACCTCTCAAG GCTGGTGATATTGAGGCCCACGAGGAACTGGCTCTGGCCTTATCCAGAGGTCTGGAGCTGGACACCCAGAGGTCCAGTAGAGACTCCATCCAGTGCTCCAGTGGCTACAGCACGCAGACCAACACACCCTGCTGCTCTGAAGACACTATACCTTCACAAG TATCAGATTATGACTATTTCTCAATGGCTGGAGATCAGGagcctgagcagcagcagtctgactTTGACAAGTCCTCCACCATCCCCAGAAACAGTGACATCAGTCAGTCCTACCGACGCATGTTCCAGACCAAGCGCCCAGCCTCTACAGCCGGCCTGCCCAGCACACAGGCTCCTTACCCCGGCCAGGGGGTCTACCCTGCAGGGCCCTATCCCCCAACACCTATCCACACAACTTATCCATCTACCCCTCCTGGGGCTTATCCTCCTACCCCTACAG GCCCGTGTTCAGGTCAGGGATATTACTCAGGATCCAGCCCCCATAATGCCTCTGGCTCCTATTCTACAGGCCATGGTCCAGTTATCGTCACCCCAGGGGTTGCTACAATTCGCCGCACCCCCTCTTCAAAACCTTCCGCTCGCCGTTCAGGCTCCATTGTAGGTACAGGCCCCATCCCTATTCGTACACCTGTCATCCCAGTAAAAATCCCAACGGTGCCTGACATGTCAGGAGCAGTTAATGGGAGCAGGAGTGCAgaggagatgggaggaggaggagagggtggagaAGAAAGCCCAGATTCTCCAACATTCGCAGGAGTGGAGGATGCTGGCACACTGCCTGTGATGTCCTGGAGTGGTCAAGCTACGACCAACCCTCCCACCATCCCCCTACCCAACCAGCTGACCCAGCAGCACCTTCAGAGTGAGACTGGgctggaaggaggaggagaggaagctggAGAAGGCGGAGATGGAAACATGCTGGTGGCCATACGCAAGGGGGTCAAGCTCAAGAGAACGCTCACCAACGATCGCTCCGCACCGCGCATtgcatga
- the LOC130172298 gene encoding protein MTSS 1-like isoform X2 produces MEAVIEKECSALGGLFQTVIGDMKSSYPIWEDFITKAGKLQSQLRATVVAVAAFLDAFQKVADLATNSRGGTRDIGSALTRMCMRHRSIEVKLKQFSMGFLEGLINPLQEQMEEWKRGVNTLDKDHAKEYKRARQEIKKKSSDTLKLQKKAKKGRGDIQPQLDSAMQDVSDKYILLEETEKQALRKALIEERQRFCCFVAMLRPVVDEEISMLGEVTHLQAISDDLKALTSDPHKLPPASEQVILDLKGSDYGWSYQTPPSSPSTTMSRKSSMCSSLNSVNSSDSRGSSGSHSHSPSSSSSSSSSHHLFHHHHPRHRYRSSTLPQQAPARLSSISSHDSGFISSSQDQYMSSKSSSPMPAETKPCPSSSSSEVSETGQLHSDCSSPPSLAAASAPQHTTDKLSNGFDHYSPASSPYLHSNGGSLGSMSGTAFPFLPTSSSSSTSSCPTRSWSRPASALLPDYPHYCTMSSPMVPSSRVPSWKDWAKPGPYDQPMVNTLRRKKDKESPAVIDSNSSMNSDPSSGPASILMSTPAPAALQTPSSSASVEERSRHVASPLKAGDIEAHEELALALSRGLELDTQRSSRDSIQCSSGYSTQTNTPCCSEDTIPSQVSDYDYFSMAGDQEPEQQQSDFDKSSTIPRNSDISQSYRRMFQTKRPASTAGLPSTQAPYPGQGVYPAGPYPPTPIHTTYPSTPPGAYPPTPTGPCSGQGYYSGSSPHNASGSYSTGHGPVIVTPGVATIRRTPSSKPSARRSGSIVGTGPIPIRTPVIPVKIPTVPDMSGAVNGSRSAEEMGGGGEGGEESPDSPTFAGVEDAGTLPVMSWSGQATTNPPTIPLPNQLTQQHLQSETGLEGGGEEAGEGGDGNMLVAIRKGVKLKRTLTNDRSAPRIA; encoded by the exons GTGGGACCAGAGACATTGGATCAGCGCTGACCAGGATGTGTATGAGACATCGCAGCATAGAGGTTAAACTCAAACAGTTCTCGAT GGGTTTCTTGGAGGGTCTGATCAACCCACTACAAGAACAGATGGAGGAGTGGAAAAGAGGTGTAAATACTTTGGACAAGGACCATGCTAAAG AGTATAAAAGAGCCCGGCAGGAAATTAAGAAGAAGTCCTCTGACACACTGAAACTACAGAAGAAAGCAAAGAAAg GTCGCGGTGATATCCAGCCTCAGTTGGACAGCGCCATGCAGGATGTCAGTGATAAATACATTCTgctggaagagacagagaaacaggccCTGAGGAAGGCTCTGatagaggagagacagaggttcTGCTGTTTTGTAGCCATGCTGCGACCTGTAGTG GATGAAGAGATTTCTATGTTGGGAGAGGTCACTCATCTCCAGGCCATCTCTGATGACCTCAAAGCCCTGACCTCCGACCCACACAAGCTTCCCCCTGCTAGTGAACAG GTGATCTTGGACCTGAAGGGCTCAGACTATGGCTGGTCATATCAAACTCCGCCCTCATCCCCAAGCACCACTATGTCCAGGAAGTCTAGCATGTGCAG TAGTCTGAACAGCGTTAACAGTAGTGACTCCAGGGGATCCAGTGGCTCTCACTCTcattctccttcctcctcttcttcctcctcttcctcacaccACCTCTTCCACCACCATCACCCCCGCCATCGGTACCGTAGCTCCACGCTACCGCAGCAGGCCCCAGCTCGGCTCTCTAGCATCTCCTCCCACGACTCGGGCTTCATCTCTTCATCACAAGACCAATACATGTCGTCCAAATCATCCTCGCCTATGCCAGCTGAAACAAAG CCTTGTCCCAGTTCCAGCTCCTCTGAGGTGTCAGAGACTGGGCAGCTTCACAGTGACTGCAGCTCCCCCCCTTCTCTAGCTGCTGCTAGTGCACCTCAGCACACTACTGACAAG TTGTCCAATGGTTTTGACCACTACAGTCCGGCCAGTTCCCCCTACCTGCATAGCAATGGGGGGAGTTTGGGCTCAATGTCAGGCACTGCCTTCCCATTCCTCCCtacttcatcctcatcttccacctcctcctgccccACTCGTTCATGGTCACGTCCCGCCTCAGCGTTGCTGCCAGACTACCCTCACTACTGCACGATGAGCTCCCCCATGGTGCCTTCATCTCGAGTTCCCAGTTGGAAG GACTGGGCAAAACCAGGGCCTTATGACCAGCCCATGGTCAACACACtaaggaggaagaaagacaaggagagCCCAGCTGTAATAGACAGTAATAGTAGTATGAACAGTGACCCATCCTCAGGCCCAGCCTCAATCTTGATGTCAACACCGGCTCCCGCTGCGCTACAAACACCAAGTTCATCGGCCTCAGTGGAAGAGAGGAGCAGGCATGTGGCTTCACCTCTCAAG GCTGGTGATATTGAGGCCCACGAGGAACTGGCTCTGGCCTTATCCAGAGGTCTGGAGCTGGACACCCAGAGGTCCAGTAGAGACTCCATCCAGTGCTCCAGTGGCTACAGCACGCAGACCAACACACCCTGCTGCTCTGAAGACACTATACCTTCACAAG TATCAGATTATGACTATTTCTCAATGGCTGGAGATCAGGagcctgagcagcagcagtctgactTTGACAAGTCCTCCACCATCCCCAGAAACAGTGACATCAGTCAGTCCTACCGACGCATGTTCCAGACCAAGCGCCCAGCCTCTACAGCCGGCCTGCCCAGCACACAGGCTCCTTACCCCGGCCAGGGGGTCTACCCTGCAGGGCCCTATCCCCCAACACCTATCCACACAACTTATCCATCTACCCCTCCTGGGGCTTATCCTCCTACCCCTACAG GCCCGTGTTCAGGTCAGGGATATTACTCAGGATCCAGCCCCCATAATGCCTCTGGCTCCTATTCTACAGGCCATGGTCCAGTTATCGTCACCCCAGGGGTTGCTACAATTCGCCGCACCCCCTCTTCAAAACCTTCCGCTCGCCGTTCAGGCTCCATTGTAGGTACAGGCCCCATCCCTATTCGTACACCTGTCATCCCAGTAAAAATCCCAACGGTGCCTGACATGTCAGGAGCAGTTAATGGGAGCAGGAGTGCAgaggagatgggaggaggaggagagggtggagaAGAAAGCCCAGATTCTCCAACATTCGCAGGAGTGGAGGATGCTGGCACACTGCCTGTGATGTCCTGGAGTGGTCAAGCTACGACCAACCCTCCCACCATCCCCCTACCCAACCAGCTGACCCAGCAGCACCTTCAGAGTGAGACTGGgctggaaggaggaggagaggaagctggAGAAGGCGGAGATGGAAACATGCTGGTGGCCATACGCAAGGGGGTCAAGCTCAAGAGAACGCTCACCAACGATCGCTCCGCACCGCGCATtgcatga
- the LOC130172298 gene encoding protein MTSS 1-like isoform X3: MEAVIEKECSALGGLFQTVIGDMKSSYPIWEDFITKAGKLQSQLRATVVAVAAFLDAFQKVADLATNSRGGTRDIGSALTRMCMRHRSIEVKLKQFSMGFLEGLINPLQEQMEEWKRGVNTLDKDHAKEYKRARQEIKKKSSDTLKLQKKAKKADNLGRGDIQPQLDSAMQDVSDKYILLEETEKQALRKALIEERQRFCCFVAMLRPVVDEEISMLGEVTHLQAISDDLKALTSDPHKLPPASEQVILDLKGSDYGWSYQTPPSSPSTTMSRKSSMCSSLNSVNSSDSRGSSGSHSHSPSSSSSSSSSHHLFHHHHPRHRYRSSTLPQQAPARLSSISSHDSGFISSSQDQYMSSKSSSPMPAETKLSNGFDHYSPASSPYLHSNGGSLGSMSGTAFPFLPTSSSSSTSSCPTRSWSRPASALLPDYPHYCTMSSPMVPSSRVPSWKDWAKPGPYDQPMVNTLRRKKDKESPAVIDSNSSMNSDPSSGPASILMSTPAPAALQTPSSSASVEERSRHVASPLKAGDIEAHEELALALSRGLELDTQRSSRDSIQCSSGYSTQTNTPCCSEDTIPSQVSDYDYFSMAGDQEPEQQQSDFDKSSTIPRNSDISQSYRRMFQTKRPASTAGLPSTQAPYPGQGVYPAGPYPPTPIHTTYPSTPPGAYPPTPTGPCSGQGYYSGSSPHNASGSYSTGHGPVIVTPGVATIRRTPSSKPSARRSGSIVGTGPIPIRTPVIPVKIPTVPDMSGAVNGSRSAEEMGGGGEGGEESPDSPTFAGVEDAGTLPVMSWSGQATTNPPTIPLPNQLTQQHLQSETGLEGGGEEAGEGGDGNMLVAIRKGVKLKRTLTNDRSAPRIA, encoded by the exons GTGGGACCAGAGACATTGGATCAGCGCTGACCAGGATGTGTATGAGACATCGCAGCATAGAGGTTAAACTCAAACAGTTCTCGAT GGGTTTCTTGGAGGGTCTGATCAACCCACTACAAGAACAGATGGAGGAGTGGAAAAGAGGTGTAAATACTTTGGACAAGGACCATGCTAAAG AGTATAAAAGAGCCCGGCAGGAAATTAAGAAGAAGTCCTCTGACACACTGAAACTACAGAAGAAAGCAAAGAAAg CTGATAATCTAG GTCGCGGTGATATCCAGCCTCAGTTGGACAGCGCCATGCAGGATGTCAGTGATAAATACATTCTgctggaagagacagagaaacaggccCTGAGGAAGGCTCTGatagaggagagacagaggttcTGCTGTTTTGTAGCCATGCTGCGACCTGTAGTG GATGAAGAGATTTCTATGTTGGGAGAGGTCACTCATCTCCAGGCCATCTCTGATGACCTCAAAGCCCTGACCTCCGACCCACACAAGCTTCCCCCTGCTAGTGAACAG GTGATCTTGGACCTGAAGGGCTCAGACTATGGCTGGTCATATCAAACTCCGCCCTCATCCCCAAGCACCACTATGTCCAGGAAGTCTAGCATGTGCAG TAGTCTGAACAGCGTTAACAGTAGTGACTCCAGGGGATCCAGTGGCTCTCACTCTcattctccttcctcctcttcttcctcctcttcctcacaccACCTCTTCCACCACCATCACCCCCGCCATCGGTACCGTAGCTCCACGCTACCGCAGCAGGCCCCAGCTCGGCTCTCTAGCATCTCCTCCCACGACTCGGGCTTCATCTCTTCATCACAAGACCAATACATGTCGTCCAAATCATCCTCGCCTATGCCAGCTGAAACAAAG TTGTCCAATGGTTTTGACCACTACAGTCCGGCCAGTTCCCCCTACCTGCATAGCAATGGGGGGAGTTTGGGCTCAATGTCAGGCACTGCCTTCCCATTCCTCCCtacttcatcctcatcttccacctcctcctgccccACTCGTTCATGGTCACGTCCCGCCTCAGCGTTGCTGCCAGACTACCCTCACTACTGCACGATGAGCTCCCCCATGGTGCCTTCATCTCGAGTTCCCAGTTGGAAG GACTGGGCAAAACCAGGGCCTTATGACCAGCCCATGGTCAACACACtaaggaggaagaaagacaaggagagCCCAGCTGTAATAGACAGTAATAGTAGTATGAACAGTGACCCATCCTCAGGCCCAGCCTCAATCTTGATGTCAACACCGGCTCCCGCTGCGCTACAAACACCAAGTTCATCGGCCTCAGTGGAAGAGAGGAGCAGGCATGTGGCTTCACCTCTCAAG GCTGGTGATATTGAGGCCCACGAGGAACTGGCTCTGGCCTTATCCAGAGGTCTGGAGCTGGACACCCAGAGGTCCAGTAGAGACTCCATCCAGTGCTCCAGTGGCTACAGCACGCAGACCAACACACCCTGCTGCTCTGAAGACACTATACCTTCACAAG TATCAGATTATGACTATTTCTCAATGGCTGGAGATCAGGagcctgagcagcagcagtctgactTTGACAAGTCCTCCACCATCCCCAGAAACAGTGACATCAGTCAGTCCTACCGACGCATGTTCCAGACCAAGCGCCCAGCCTCTACAGCCGGCCTGCCCAGCACACAGGCTCCTTACCCCGGCCAGGGGGTCTACCCTGCAGGGCCCTATCCCCCAACACCTATCCACACAACTTATCCATCTACCCCTCCTGGGGCTTATCCTCCTACCCCTACAG GCCCGTGTTCAGGTCAGGGATATTACTCAGGATCCAGCCCCCATAATGCCTCTGGCTCCTATTCTACAGGCCATGGTCCAGTTATCGTCACCCCAGGGGTTGCTACAATTCGCCGCACCCCCTCTTCAAAACCTTCCGCTCGCCGTTCAGGCTCCATTGTAGGTACAGGCCCCATCCCTATTCGTACACCTGTCATCCCAGTAAAAATCCCAACGGTGCCTGACATGTCAGGAGCAGTTAATGGGAGCAGGAGTGCAgaggagatgggaggaggaggagagggtggagaAGAAAGCCCAGATTCTCCAACATTCGCAGGAGTGGAGGATGCTGGCACACTGCCTGTGATGTCCTGGAGTGGTCAAGCTACGACCAACCCTCCCACCATCCCCCTACCCAACCAGCTGACCCAGCAGCACCTTCAGAGTGAGACTGGgctggaaggaggaggagaggaagctggAGAAGGCGGAGATGGAAACATGCTGGTGGCCATACGCAAGGGGGTCAAGCTCAAGAGAACGCTCACCAACGATCGCTCCGCACCGCGCATtgcatga